A region of the Myxococcus stipitatus DSM 14675 genome:
CTTTGAGGACTCCGGTGCTGGTCTCGAGGTCCCGGACGGACACGGCGTGGTAGCCGGTCGTCCAGAACTGGTCGATGGCGCGGTCCAGGACCGCGTCCTCATCGAAGGTCTTGGGTCTGCCCATGCGCGCTCCTCCAGGACCCGGTGGGGTCCTTTGTTTTTGGACGAGCGTTCAAGTAATGATTGTTGGACGGGCGGGCAAGTATAAATGAGGGGTGGGTGCATCGGGGGTTGGCTCGCACCGCACGCCATGACAGACAGGGGTGGTAGCTCTCGCGCCTCATGAGAGTCATTCCTGCCTTGTGGGCCGTGCTGTTCGCCGCGTCTGGGTTGGGCTGCTCCACCGTCAGCAAGTCCCCCGTCTTGGAGGCGTGGGAGGCGGCGGAGCTGGAGTGCGACGACCCTCGGGAAGACCAGTGCGTCACGCTCTTGTGCTTGGGCGACGCCTGCGGCTTCTATCCCTGCGAGGACGCTCCGGGAGAGATTGAGCTCGTGCGGTTCCCGCCCGCGCGACCTCCAGCGGCCGCGGCGGCGCCGGGACGGGGTCCTCGGAGGAACTGGGGCGGCGCGCAGAATCTCCCACGCGGCGCCGTCATGACGTTCCCCAACTGGAACGGTGCTCCAGAGCGAATCATCCCGCCCTCACGCCAGTTGCCCCCGGGCCGCTGGGAGAAGCACCACATCTTCCCGCAAGAGCAACGGCTCAAGGAGTGGTTCGAGGGGCAGGGGGTGAAGATCCACAACTACACCCTGCCCATCCCGCGCGACCTTCATCAGCGGATCCACAGCGTGGGCGGGCACGGTGGACAGTGGAATGAAGCGTGGAGGGTGTTCAGCAGGAAGTACCCCAACGCGACGCCCGAGGAGATCTTCAAGCACGCGGGAGAGCTCATCTATCGGTTCCAGCTCTTGGGTGGTCCCATCCAGCCGTACTATTCGAGGCCAGGAACGTGAGGACCGATGCGCCGATTCTTCTGGGTGGATGAGGACAACGCGGTGGCCGCGCGGTACGGCGGGAGAGTCGATGCCTCGCACAGATGGCGGCTGCCCGGCATGTTGAAGTGCCCGACGTGTGGCGCGACGTGGAGCGGCATGGGCCACCACTTCCCGGGGGTGGACCTGTCGCGACTGCCCGGGCATCGCGAGTTCGAGAAGGCGAGACCCGAGCCTCTGCCGGAACTCGAGCGCCTCCGTGAACAGGTGCGCCCGCTGGTACCCCCTCACACGAAGCTTCCACCGGGAACGGGCCTGGGCCCTCTGGAAGGAACAGCCTCCGGCAAGCTCCCGGCCTTCACCTGGGTCGTCGATCTCCTCCTCGTCCAGAGGGGGGGACTCGAGCGTCTTGAAGCAGAGGGCGTGAGAGGTCTCCAGGGTTACCCGACCGCGCTGCGGTTCCGACAGAAGAACCCACCGGAGCTGCTGGAGCTCCAGGTCGACCCGCATGGTTCGTTGCATGCCGACTGCATTCCAGCGGATGCGCCCCCGCCATGCTCGGCTTGTGGCCGCTGGGGCGTCGGCAGGCCCGATGAACCCATCCTGGAGGCGGCCACCCTTCCCTCGGAACGGGACCTGTTCCGAGTGGGGAACTTCGCGACCATGGTCATCGGCACGGAGCGCTTCGTGGACGCAGTGCGCCGACTCGAACTGGAGGGACTGACCTTCCGTGAGCTGCCGACGCGCTGAGCGTCACTCCTTGCCCGGTCCACCCAGGATGCGAGGCGCCTCCGCGCGGTGGAATCCTTGGAACGGCTTGGACGCCGAGGTCTCCTCCAGCGGGAAGATCTTCGTGTTGCACGACGCCCCACCGTCAATCTTGATGAACTCCCCGGTGATGAACGAGGACACGTCCGACAGCAGGAACACGATGGCCCCGCTCACCTCGGCCTCCGTCGCCAACCGCTGCAGCGGCACCTCCTTCTTCAACATCGGGATGAGCGCCTTCACCATCTCGTCCTCGTAGCTGTCCAGGCCGCTGGAAATCACCCAGCCCGGCGCCACCGCGTTCACCCGCACCCCCGACACCGCCCACTCCACCGCCGCCGTCTGCGTCAGGTTCAACATCCCCATCCGCGCCGCGCCCGAGTGCCCCATCCCCGGCATCCCGCCCCACGCGTCCGCGAGCATGTTCACGATGGACCCACCATGCTGACGCATCGACTGGAGATACACCTCCCGCGCCATCAGGAAGCCGCCCGTCAGGTTCGTCGCCACCACCGCCTCGAAGCCCTTCTTCGAGATGTCCGTCAACGGCGACGGGAACTGTCCCCCTGCGTTGTTCACCAACCCGTGAATGCGCCCGCGCGCCGCGACGATGCGCCCCACCGTTGCCTTCACGCCCTCCTCATCCCGGATG
Encoded here:
- a CDS encoding TIGR02269 family lipoprotein, encoding MRVIPALWAVLFAASGLGCSTVSKSPVLEAWEAAELECDDPREDQCVTLLCLGDACGFYPCEDAPGEIELVRFPPARPPAAAAAPGRGPRRNWGGAQNLPRGAVMTFPNWNGAPERIIPPSRQLPPGRWEKHHIFPQEQRLKEWFEGQGVKIHNYTLPIPRDLHQRIHSVGGHGGQWNEAWRVFSRKYPNATPEEIFKHAGELIYRFQLLGGPIQPYYSRPGT
- a CDS encoding double-CXXCG motif protein, encoding MRRFFWVDEDNAVAARYGGRVDASHRWRLPGMLKCPTCGATWSGMGHHFPGVDLSRLPGHREFEKARPEPLPELERLREQVRPLVPPHTKLPPGTGLGPLEGTASGKLPAFTWVVDLLLVQRGGLERLEAEGVRGLQGYPTALRFRQKNPPELLELQVDPHGSLHADCIPADAPPPCSACGRWGVGRPDEPILEAATLPSERDLFRVGNFATMVIGTERFVDAVRRLELEGLTFRELPTR
- a CDS encoding SDR family oxidoreductase yields the protein MGYRSVFAPGCFKGQNIIVTGGGSGIGRCTAHELASLGAHVVLLGRKREKLEAVAAELREDGGECSLEAVDIRDEEGVKATVGRIVAARGRIHGLVNNAGGQFPSPLTDISKKGFEAVVATNLTGGFLMAREVYLQSMRQHGGSIVNMLADAWGGMPGMGHSGAARMGMLNLTQTAAVEWAVSGVRVNAVAPGWVISSGLDSYEDEMVKALIPMLKKEVPLQRLATEAEVSGAIVFLLSDVSSFITGEFIKIDGGASCNTKIFPLEETSASKPFQGFHRAEAPRILGGPGKE